One region of Chryseobacterium sp. SORGH_AS_0447 genomic DNA includes:
- a CDS encoding GMP reductase, with the protein MRIEYDIKLGFKDVMFRPKRSTLKSRSEVDLEREFTFKHTQKKWKGIPLIAANMDTVGTFEMALELAKEKIITAVHKHYSVEEWTEFLDSQPENIHQYIALSTGTGKADEEKLKRILNNHPKIEFLCIDVANGYSEHFVEFVKKARANFPDKIIMAGNVVTGEMVEELLLVGADIIKVGIGPGSVCTTRIKTGVGYPQLSAIIECADAAHGLGGHIIADGGCKVPGDVAKAFGGGADFVMLGGMFAGHDESGGEIVEENGKRYRLFYGMSSKTAMDKHSGGVAEYRASEGKTVRVPYKGPVSETVKDILGGVRSTCTYVGASTLKQLSKRTTFIRVQEQENQIFKE; encoded by the coding sequence ATGAGAATAGAATATGATATTAAACTGGGATTTAAGGATGTGATGTTCCGCCCGAAGCGTTCTACGCTGAAATCCCGTTCGGAAGTGGATCTGGAAAGAGAATTTACCTTTAAGCATACCCAAAAAAAATGGAAAGGCATTCCCCTGATTGCCGCCAATATGGATACGGTCGGAACTTTCGAAATGGCGCTGGAGCTGGCAAAAGAGAAGATCATTACCGCCGTTCATAAACATTATTCCGTGGAAGAATGGACGGAATTTCTGGACAGCCAGCCGGAAAATATTCATCAGTATATTGCTCTAAGCACCGGAACCGGAAAGGCAGATGAAGAAAAATTAAAAAGAATCCTCAACAACCACCCAAAAATCGAGTTTCTCTGTATCGACGTAGCCAATGGCTATTCCGAGCATTTTGTGGAGTTTGTGAAGAAGGCAAGGGCAAATTTCCCGGATAAAATTATTATGGCCGGAAATGTGGTGACTGGAGAAATGGTGGAAGAGCTGCTTTTAGTAGGTGCAGACATCATTAAAGTTGGAATCGGTCCGGGTTCCGTTTGTACCACCCGTATAAAAACCGGCGTGGGCTATCCTCAGCTTTCTGCCATTATCGAATGTGCGGATGCCGCGCACGGACTTGGCGGCCATATTATCGCAGACGGCGGCTGTAAAGTGCCCGGAGATGTGGCTAAAGCTTTCGGTGGCGGAGCCGATTTCGTAATGCTGGGCGGAATGTTTGCTGGCCACGATGAAAGCGGTGGCGAAATTGTAGAAGAAAATGGCAAAAGATACCGGTTGTTTTACGGAATGAGTTCGAAAACGGCAATGGATAAACATTCGGGAGGTGTGGCAGAATACCGTGCCTCTGAAGGGAAAACCGTACGTGTCCCGTACAAAGGTCCGGTTTCCGAAACGGTAAAAGACATTCTCGGCGGAGTGCGTTCGACCTGTACTTATGTAGGCGCATCTACCCTGAAACAGCTTTCTAAAAGAACAACATTTATCCGGGTTCAGGAACAGGAAAACCAGATATTTAAAGAGTAG
- a CDS encoding GyrI-like domain-containing protein has product MEEYKKRIVKAIQYIDDHLDTDLSLQKVSDIGAYSPFHFHRIFRLITGETVQQYISRKRMERAAFYLALRKQVSLKEIYLQFGFSSHSTFTKTFKNHYGKSPSAFRKSVPENFHQIRLQESKNGQADAVFSSYICNIENLLNWTTMNLKIEVTHLPEMNLAAVMSLGIANVEPAYNVLIRWAEGKHLFPDENVKMISVYHDSFKVTPPDKVRIHACMLLNEKLEKQEGEVFGETIEAGKFIVGSGEVTLHDFEKSWVSLFLWMKENNYSVRKAFPFEIYHTNFKEHPEGKMIVDFCIPIH; this is encoded by the coding sequence TTGGAGGAATATAAAAAGAGGATCGTAAAAGCGATTCAGTATATTGATGATCATCTCGATACAGATCTTTCCCTACAGAAAGTTTCTGACATCGGAGCCTATTCGCCATTCCATTTTCACAGGATTTTCAGGCTTATTACGGGCGAAACGGTTCAGCAGTATATCAGCAGGAAAAGGATGGAAAGAGCAGCGTTTTACCTGGCTTTAAGAAAGCAGGTGAGCCTGAAGGAAATTTATCTCCAATTCGGTTTCTCAAGCCATTCCACTTTTACCAAAACATTTAAAAATCATTACGGGAAGTCACCTTCGGCATTCAGGAAATCCGTGCCGGAAAACTTTCATCAGATCCGGTTACAGGAAAGCAAGAACGGACAAGCCGATGCGGTTTTCAGCAGCTACATTTGCAACATCGAAAACCTGTTAAACTGGACAACAATGAATTTAAAAATTGAAGTTACCCATCTCCCGGAGATGAATCTCGCCGCCGTAATGAGCTTAGGAATAGCGAATGTAGAACCGGCTTATAATGTTCTGATCCGCTGGGCAGAAGGAAAACATCTGTTTCCCGATGAAAATGTAAAAATGATCTCTGTGTATCACGACAGCTTTAAAGTAACGCCTCCTGACAAAGTAAGGATCCATGCCTGTATGCTTCTGAACGAAAAATTAGAGAAGCAGGAAGGCGAAGTGTTTGGTGAAACCATCGAAGCCGGAAAATTCATCGTCGGAAGTGGGGAAGTCACATTACATGATTTCGAAAAAAGCTGGGTCTCTCTGTTTCTGTGGATGAAAGAAAATAACTATTCCGTCCGTAAAGCTTTTCCGTTTGAAATCTATCACACCAATTTCAAAGAACACCCGGAAGGAAAAATGATCGTGGATTTCTGCATTCCGATCCATTAA
- the surE gene encoding 5'/3'-nucleotidase SurE — translation MERPLILVTNDDGITAPGIRNLVSFMNEIGDVVVVAPNSPQSGKGHAITINSTLSYEEVHLEGPQTDFSCSGTPVDCVKMALDKILPRRPDIVVSGINHGANSSINVIYSGTMSAAVEAGVENLPAIGFSLLDFSWEADFTQAKEYIQNIVKRTLENPMPKGIVLNVNIPKLAKEEIKGVKVCKQAHAKWEESFDERVNPHGKKYYWLTGYFNNMDESEDADETALANGYISIVPVKFDLTAYEYMNTLNEVMKFD, via the coding sequence ATGGAAAGACCTCTTATTCTGGTAACTAATGACGACGGAATTACAGCACCGGGTATCAGAAATCTTGTCAGTTTTATGAACGAAATCGGAGATGTCGTGGTGGTAGCGCCCAATTCTCCACAAAGCGGTAAAGGCCATGCCATTACCATCAATTCTACTTTAAGCTATGAAGAAGTTCATCTGGAAGGTCCACAGACCGATTTTTCCTGCAGCGGAACACCGGTGGACTGCGTAAAAATGGCACTTGATAAAATTCTGCCGAGAAGACCGGACATTGTAGTTTCCGGAATCAATCACGGAGCGAATTCATCCATTAATGTTATCTATTCGGGGACGATGTCTGCCGCAGTGGAAGCAGGAGTAGAAAATCTTCCGGCCATTGGCTTTTCGCTTTTGGATTTCAGCTGGGAAGCCGATTTTACACAAGCTAAAGAATACATTCAGAATATCGTTAAAAGAACCCTGGAGAATCCGATGCCTAAAGGGATTGTTTTAAACGTAAATATCCCGAAGCTTGCAAAAGAAGAAATCAAAGGGGTAAAAGTCTGCAAGCAGGCACATGCCAAATGGGAAGAGAGTTTTGATGAAAGGGTAAATCCTCACGGTAAAAAATATTACTGGCTGACCGGTTATTTCAATAACATGGATGAATCCGAAGATGCCGACGAAACAGCTCTTGCCAACGGATATATCTCTATTGTTCCGGTAAAGTTTGACCTTACTGCGTATGAATACATGAATACGCTGAACGAGGTGATGAAATTTGATTAA
- the fabG gene encoding 3-oxoacyl-[acyl-carrier-protein] reductase — protein sequence MKLLEGKVALITGATRGIGKGIAEMYAQQGAKVAFTYAGSVDKARELEAALSSVTQIKGYQSDASDFDAAQTLVDEVIAEFGKIDILINNAGITKDNLLLRMSKEDWDKVINVNLDSVFNLTKAVIKPMMKAKAGSIINMTSVVGISGNAGQANYAASKAGVIGFTKSVALELGSRNIRCNAIAPGFIQTEMTDALDDKAKEKWNESIPMKKLGHTQDVANACVFLGSEMSSYVTGQTLNVDGGLLT from the coding sequence ATGAAACTATTAGAAGGAAAAGTAGCGCTAATAACGGGAGCTACACGAGGAATCGGTAAAGGAATTGCTGAAATGTACGCTCAACAAGGGGCAAAAGTAGCATTCACCTATGCCGGCTCTGTAGACAAAGCTAGGGAATTAGAAGCAGCTTTAAGTTCTGTAACTCAAATTAAAGGGTACCAGTCGGATGCATCGGATTTTGATGCTGCACAAACTTTGGTGGATGAAGTAATCGCCGAGTTTGGTAAAATCGATATTCTGATTAACAACGCAGGAATTACCAAAGACAACCTGTTGTTGAGAATGTCTAAAGAAGACTGGGACAAAGTAATCAATGTAAACCTGGATTCCGTATTTAACCTTACTAAGGCGGTAATTAAGCCGATGATGAAGGCCAAAGCAGGATCTATTATCAATATGACATCGGTAGTTGGGATCAGCGGAAATGCAGGACAGGCCAATTATGCCGCTTCGAAAGCAGGAGTGATCGGTTTTACAAAATCGGTAGCTTTGGAATTAGGTTCTAGAAATATCCGTTGCAACGCTATTGCGCCGGGATTCATCCAGACTGAAATGACGGATGCTTTGGATGACAAGGCTAAAGAAAAATGGAATGAATCGATCCCGATGAAAAAACTTGGCCATACCCAGGATGTAGCCAATGCGTGTGTATTTTTAGGAAGCGAAATGTCTTCTTACGTGACCGGGCAGACGCTGAACGTAGACGGAGGTTTATTAACATAA
- the rsmI gene encoding 16S rRNA (cytidine(1402)-2'-O)-methyltransferase, which produces MSGILYFVPTPVGNLEDMTFRAVNILKEVDYILCEDTRTSGILLKHFEISKPLKSYHLHNEHQATDKVITDLKNGQNIAIITDAGTPGISDPGYLLAKAGADHHIEMICLPGATAFVPALVVSGLPNNEFLFAGFLPQKKGRQTRLKQLAEEKKTIVLYESPHKINTTLEQIREFFGEDTKASLSREISKKFEETKRGTILELIEFSKSKTLKGEIVLIVNNSI; this is translated from the coding sequence TTGAGCGGAATCTTATATTTTGTTCCTACACCGGTCGGGAACCTGGAAGATATGACCTTCAGAGCGGTAAACATACTGAAAGAGGTTGATTACATTTTATGCGAAGACACCAGAACTTCCGGAATTCTTCTGAAGCATTTCGAGATTTCGAAGCCTTTGAAATCTTATCACCTGCATAATGAGCATCAGGCAACCGATAAGGTAATTACAGATCTTAAAAACGGTCAGAATATAGCCATTATCACCGATGCGGGTACCCCCGGAATCTCAGATCCCGGTTATTTGCTGGCTAAAGCGGGTGCGGACCACCATATTGAAATGATCTGTCTTCCCGGAGCAACAGCTTTTGTTCCTGCGCTCGTTGTTTCCGGACTGCCGAACAACGAATTTCTTTTTGCAGGATTTCTCCCTCAGAAAAAAGGCCGCCAGACCAGGCTGAAGCAGCTTGCTGAGGAAAAAAAGACCATTGTTTTATACGAAAGTCCGCACAAGATCAATACAACACTCGAGCAGATCAGGGAATTCTTCGGTGAAGACACCAAAGCGAGCCTGAGCCGCGAAATTTCCAAAAAATTCGAGGAAACCAAGCGCGGAACCATTCTTGAACTTATTGAGTTTTCAAAAAGTAAAACCTTAAAGGGCGAAATCGTTCTCATTGTAAATAATTCCATTTAA
- a CDS encoding radical SAM protein produces MPVRNYTYYDYTISLCPECLKRVGAKIIIEDEAVFMTKRCPDHGFFKTKIASDVHYYKNIRNYNKASEMPVHFGTEVEYGCPYDCGLCVDHEQHSCLSIVEVTDRCNLTCPTCYAMSSPHYGSHRTLEEIEAMFDIIVKNEGEPDVVQISGGEPTIHPEFFKIMDIAKSKPIKHLMLNTNGVRIANDPGFAEKLATYAPEFEIYLQFDSFKPEVLQDFRGKDLADVRMKALEKLNALNLSTTLVIVLQKDKNIDEIGQIIEFALKQKCVRGITFQPVEIAGRNRDDSSNEKITLTEVRQEILNQFPLLNSDDIIPVPCNPDALAMGYILKLEGETIPLTRYINPADLLNNETRNTIVYEQDTGLQMQLLDIFSTGISVDKVQPKVNQLLCCLPEVSAPNLDYDNLFRIIIMNFMDAHDFDVRAVKKSCVHIVNKDLKLIPFETMNLFYRDDKSKYLEELRREDKVLF; encoded by the coding sequence ATGCCGGTAAGAAATTATACGTACTACGATTACACGATCAGCCTGTGCCCCGAATGCCTGAAAAGGGTAGGTGCTAAAATTATTATTGAGGATGAAGCAGTCTTTATGACCAAAAGATGCCCTGATCACGGATTTTTCAAAACCAAAATCGCTTCGGACGTCCATTACTACAAGAACATCAGAAATTACAATAAAGCTTCGGAAATGCCGGTGCATTTCGGGACAGAAGTAGAATATGGCTGCCCTTACGATTGCGGCCTGTGTGTGGATCATGAGCAGCACAGTTGTCTTTCCATCGTTGAGGTGACGGACCGCTGCAATCTGACCTGCCCGACCTGCTACGCCATGTCCTCTCCGCACTACGGAAGCCACCGCACCCTGGAAGAAATCGAAGCGATGTTTGATATCATTGTTAAAAATGAAGGAGAGCCCGATGTCGTCCAGATCAGCGGAGGAGAGCCGACCATTCATCCCGAGTTCTTTAAAATCATGGATATTGCCAAATCGAAGCCCATCAAACATTTAATGCTGAATACCAACGGCGTGAGAATTGCGAACGATCCGGGATTTGCCGAGAAGCTGGCAACCTACGCACCGGAATTTGAGATTTATCTTCAGTTTGATTCGTTTAAACCGGAAGTATTGCAGGATTTCAGGGGAAAAGACCTTGCTGACGTCCGGATGAAAGCTCTTGAGAAATTAAATGCTTTGAATCTTTCGACAACACTCGTTATCGTATTGCAGAAAGATAAAAATATTGATGAAATCGGGCAGATTATCGAGTTTGCTTTAAAACAGAAATGCGTCCGCGGGATTACCTTCCAGCCGGTGGAAATTGCCGGGAGAAACCGTGACGATTCTTCAAACGAAAAAATTACGTTAACAGAAGTAAGACAGGAAATCTTAAACCAGTTTCCGCTGCTGAATTCAGATGATATTATTCCGGTTCCGTGTAATCCTGACGCTCTGGCGATGGGATATATCTTAAAGCTGGAAGGAGAAACCATTCCTTTAACCCGATACATCAATCCTGCTGATCTGCTGAACAATGAAACCCGGAATACCATCGTCTACGAACAGGATACCGGATTGCAGATGCAGCTGCTGGATATTTTCAGTACAGGGATTTCCGTGGATAAAGTACAGCCTAAAGTCAACCAGCTATTGTGCTGTCTTCCTGAGGTTTCCGCGCCCAATCTGGATTATGATAACCTGTTCAGGATCATCATTATGAACTTTATGGATGCCCATGATTTTGACGTACGGGCAGTAAAGAAATCCTGCGTTCATATCGTAAATAAAGATTTAAAGCTTATTCCTTTTGAAACAATGAATCTTTTTTACCGGGATGATAAAAGCAAATATCTGGAAGAATTAAGAAGAGAGGATAAAGTGCTGTTTTGA
- a CDS encoding prolipoprotein diacylglyceryl transferase — protein MAAFIKTGIFETMDFPVTFHLFGKTVLAHPLFEALGMFVGMRYYFYLKRKSKEKTSFNTSAAVLIGATAGALFGSKLIGNLENPYRLLEHFDFPSLWTSNTIVGGLAFGLLGVELAKKVVGHKESTGDLIVFPLILAMIIGRIGCFLTGIYEETYGVPTDSVFGMYLGDQYRRHPVALYEIAFLIVLWMVLKVIQRKNRSPSGFIFQIFMLAYFTFRLMLDFIKPRLEIIGNVGTIQIVCICVIIYYIYKIKNTVHLYHHKNQNL, from the coding sequence TTGGCTGCTTTCATAAAAACCGGTATTTTTGAAACCATGGATTTTCCTGTTACTTTTCATCTATTCGGTAAAACGGTTCTCGCGCATCCGCTTTTTGAAGCTTTGGGGATGTTTGTCGGGATGCGGTATTATTTTTATTTAAAAAGAAAATCGAAGGAAAAAACCTCGTTCAATACTTCGGCGGCTGTTCTTATCGGAGCGACGGCCGGGGCTTTATTCGGTTCCAAGCTCATCGGAAACCTGGAAAACCCATACAGGCTTTTGGAACATTTCGATTTCCCATCACTCTGGACCAGCAATACGATTGTCGGAGGGTTGGCTTTCGGCTTGCTGGGAGTAGAGCTGGCCAAGAAAGTAGTCGGTCACAAGGAAAGCACCGGCGACCTGATTGTTTTTCCATTAATCCTGGCCATGATCATCGGAAGGATTGGCTGCTTTCTTACCGGGATCTATGAAGAGACGTATGGAGTACCAACCGATTCCGTTTTCGGGATGTATCTGGGAGATCAGTACCGCAGACATCCGGTAGCCTTGTATGAAATTGCTTTTCTCATTGTTTTATGGATGGTTTTAAAAGTTATTCAGCGAAAAAACAGATCTCCTTCAGGGTTTATTTTTCAGATCTTTATGTTGGCTTATTTCACCTTCAGGCTGATGCTGGATTTCATTAAGCCAAGACTGGAAATCATCGGGAATGTAGGAACTATTCAAATCGTATGTATTTGCGTAATTATTTATTACATTTATAAAATAAAAAACACGGTTCATCTTTATCACCATAAAAATCAAAACCTATGA
- a CDS encoding WG repeat-containing protein — translation MKKLIFVLFSSVCLGQTDQYKQILLTKKLGKEVRSYSKGYGMFTDTRTGKTGIVDSIGNITFDYPFKSEISHLWKNRFVLRAKSGKSNGKTAIIDANGKEIIPMDIFKFRTWENKDRLIYSKQGKDCVYDFNGNQIIPFSEKIVFGSENRFFVKNDGVWKIYDLNGKKISDREFTEDLRFYKGRTYLSKGEKSGEVIDNNGTTISTISSHNVDNINAFPYLITLDASTEKYGIIDEKEKVVADEIYEQAFVGREYIYLTKDDKVSIFSKKEGKLYDLDYHYVNPIFNGLFKTSQDQKNPKTAVVKLNGEVVFPKEYDRVEGLTISGEKYLYLRKDDEEQILNKDLKNILNGEYGIEKIFPNTLILNKDNSYYTFTPKTGLYKELKQLKEVRESELYPALIGQNTDNFYGVMDENGNEIVPFAYDDITTFLGANEFIVKKDGKFGVTNHENEPLTEVKYDQFLNEKKGIRLTRGKETEFIYFTEQKDRNSID, via the coding sequence TTGAAAAAATTAATTTTCGTCCTGTTCTCGTCGGTTTGCCTTGGACAGACGGATCAGTATAAGCAAATCCTTTTAACCAAAAAGCTGGGTAAAGAGGTCCGTTCCTATTCAAAAGGCTACGGCATGTTTACGGATACGAGAACCGGGAAGACCGGGATTGTAGATTCTATCGGCAATATTACTTTTGATTATCCCTTTAAAAGCGAGATTTCCCATTTATGGAAAAACCGGTTTGTCTTACGGGCCAAATCCGGAAAATCCAACGGAAAGACGGCTATTATTGATGCCAATGGGAAGGAAATTATTCCGATGGATATATTTAAATTCAGGACGTGGGAAAATAAGGACCGCCTGATTTATAGTAAGCAGGGAAAAGACTGCGTCTATGATTTCAACGGAAATCAGATCATTCCGTTTTCAGAAAAGATCGTGTTCGGAAGCGAGAACAGGTTCTTTGTGAAAAATGACGGAGTATGGAAAATTTATGATCTCAACGGAAAAAAAATTTCGGACAGGGAATTTACAGAAGATCTGCGCTTTTATAAAGGCAGGACTTATCTTTCCAAAGGAGAGAAATCGGGTGAAGTTATTGATAACAACGGGACTACGATCAGCACAATTTCCAGCCATAATGTAGACAATATCAATGCTTTTCCTTATCTCATTACCCTGGATGCTTCTACAGAAAAATACGGAATTATTGATGAAAAGGAAAAAGTAGTTGCTGATGAAATCTATGAACAGGCTTTTGTAGGAAGAGAATATATCTACCTTACGAAAGATGATAAAGTAAGCATATTTTCGAAGAAGGAAGGGAAGCTGTATGATCTTGATTACCATTATGTAAACCCTATTTTTAATGGTCTTTTCAAAACCTCCCAGGATCAGAAAAATCCTAAAACTGCCGTTGTAAAGCTGAACGGAGAAGTTGTTTTCCCGAAAGAATATGACAGGGTGGAAGGGCTTACCATTTCCGGCGAAAAATACCTGTACCTGAGAAAGGACGATGAAGAACAAATTTTAAATAAAGATTTAAAAAATATCCTGAACGGAGAGTACGGAATTGAAAAAATATTCCCGAATACCCTTATTCTGAACAAAGACAATAGCTATTATACTTTTACACCGAAAACGGGACTTTATAAAGAACTGAAACAGCTGAAAGAGGTTAGGGAATCTGAACTTTATCCCGCACTTATCGGACAAAATACTGATAATTTTTACGGCGTAATGGATGAAAACGGCAACGAAATCGTTCCTTTTGCATACGATGACATCACGACTTTCCTGGGCGCTAATGAATTTATCGTTAAAAAAGACGGCAAATTTGGAGTAACCAACCATGAAAATGAGCCGCTGACGGAAGTGAAATATGATCAGTTCCTCAATGAGAAAAAAGGAATAAGACTTACAAGAGGTAAAGAAACTGAATTTATCTACTTCACGGAACAGAAGGACCGGAATTCTATCGATTAG
- a CDS encoding superoxide dismutase family protein: MKSKTLALLAGCTLFAVSCGTTNTYPVLSKSNTQTGGTARFTQKGNEVVMKLDVTNLTPGIHAVHIHEKGDCSAADGTSTGGHWNPAKDDHGKWGAEHFHMGDIGNLTADQSGNAMLTFKTDKWCLGCTDASKNIIGKGLIIHAAADDFHTQPTGNAGGRVGCVEIK, from the coding sequence ATGAAAAGTAAAACATTAGCATTATTGGCAGGCTGTACGCTTTTTGCGGTTTCATGCGGAACCACAAATACGTATCCGGTGCTGTCTAAAAGCAACACCCAAACGGGAGGAACGGCTAGATTCACCCAGAAAGGCAACGAAGTGGTGATGAAACTCGATGTCACCAACCTTACTCCGGGAATTCATGCCGTGCACATCCATGAGAAAGGCGACTGTTCGGCAGCGGACGGAACCTCAACAGGAGGACACTGGAACCCTGCGAAGGACGACCACGGAAAATGGGGTGCGGAACACTTCCACATGGGCGATATCGGAAACCTTACCGCCGACCAGAGCGGAAATGCCATGCTGACCTTCAAAACCGATAAATGGTGCTTAGGATGTACGGATGCTTCTAAAAACATCATCGGAAAAGGCCTGATTATTCATGCGGCAGCCGACGATTTTCACACTCAGCCAACGGGAAATGCCGGAGGACGAGTGGGATGCGTAGAGATAAAGTAA
- a CDS encoding carboxy terminal-processing peptidase: protein MWKNFKLNKFLLLIPLTSLMFCFNSPKNDDEKMQTIMVSVKNTLSYLHYSPKPINDAYSKDVYKHYFELVDPGKRYFIQSDMDEFGKHETKLDDYINQGDLTFYKLTIDRLYQRVDEIDKITQDIFSKPINLEEDETLILEPKAKKVPANKQEQYNEWKKFIKYNILQEIESMNSKEEAQKEKKDSVQKYNLKDTIKYQPLAADQKLKKATDEVKDLVKETFTRFKKRKKMDWFTVYMNAYTEVFDPHTNYYSPKDKEDFDTNFTGKVIGIGAIIQEKKGNLYLGALTIGAPAWKSKQLSEGDKILKVKSKPKEDAVNVVGMLSDEAVRLIRGEKGTPVTLTVQKKDGTIKDVTMIREEVAIEDTFARSIVVNSPNGKKYGFINLPSFNADFENPNGRNASDDIKNEIVKLKAQGIQGIVLDLRNNGGGSLTEVGDIMGLFMQAGPYVQVKDGNGKIQTLKNKNETPIWTGPLVIMQNELSASASEILAGVMQDYGRAMIIGSPQSFGKGTVQTFVDLNRFLNTEDDFGSLKLTIQKFYRITGESTQRKGIVSDIQMKDFFTYAEIGERYDEYALAWDKIPSTNFQKLNYFNIQALEKASNDRMAKNAKYQLLLESAQWREQLDKEETITLNINKFNELMKQRKAQIEKFKSLTKFENGLQFTLYQNEIEREKKDEAFKKKSEIWIKNLKKDLYLQEAMNIIADMSVKS from the coding sequence ATGTGGAAAAATTTTAAGCTGAATAAATTTTTACTCCTAATTCCATTAACAAGTCTAATGTTTTGTTTCAACTCGCCTAAAAATGATGACGAAAAGATGCAGACGATAATGGTGAGCGTAAAAAATACACTTTCTTATTTACATTACAGCCCAAAACCGATTAACGATGCTTATTCCAAAGATGTGTACAAGCATTATTTCGAATTGGTAGATCCGGGCAAAAGATACTTTATTCAGTCGGATATGGATGAGTTCGGTAAGCATGAAACCAAACTGGACGATTATATCAACCAGGGAGACCTTACGTTCTATAAACTGACGATCGACAGATTGTATCAGCGTGTGGATGAAATCGATAAAATCACCCAAGATATTTTCAGCAAGCCGATCAACCTTGAAGAGGACGAAACGCTTATTTTGGAGCCGAAAGCTAAAAAAGTTCCGGCTAACAAACAAGAGCAGTACAATGAATGGAAGAAGTTCATCAAGTACAACATCCTTCAGGAAATTGAATCGATGAACAGCAAGGAAGAAGCTCAGAAAGAGAAGAAAGACTCCGTTCAGAAATACAACCTGAAAGATACTATTAAATATCAGCCGCTTGCTGCGGACCAGAAGCTTAAAAAAGCAACGGACGAGGTGAAAGATCTTGTAAAAGAGACTTTTACAAGATTTAAGAAGAGAAAGAAAATGGATTGGTTTACCGTGTACATGAACGCTTATACGGAAGTTTTTGATCCGCACACCAACTATTATTCTCCGAAAGACAAAGAAGATTTTGATACCAATTTTACCGGAAAAGTAATCGGAATCGGTGCCATCATCCAGGAGAAAAAAGGAAACCTTTATTTAGGGGCTCTTACCATCGGTGCGCCGGCATGGAAATCCAAGCAGCTTTCTGAAGGCGATAAGATTTTGAAAGTAAAATCCAAGCCGAAGGAAGATGCTGTGAATGTTGTGGGAATGCTTTCCGACGAAGCGGTACGGTTGATCAGAGGAGAGAAAGGTACACCGGTAACCCTTACGGTTCAGAAGAAAGACGGAACGATAAAAGATGTGACCATGATCCGTGAAGAAGTAGCCATTGAAGATACATTTGCGAGAAGTATTGTGGTAAACTCTCCGAACGGAAAGAAATACGGATTCATTAACTTACCAAGCTTCAATGCCGATTTTGAAAACCCGAACGGCAGAAATGCTTCTGATGATATTAAAAATGAAATCGTAAAGCTGAAAGCACAGGGAATTCAGGGAATTGTTCTGGATCTTAGAAACAATGGAGGAGGATCTTTAACGGAAGTAGGAGATATTATGGGACTGTTTATGCAGGCCGGACCTTATGTTCAGGTGAAAGACGGAAACGGGAAAATTCAGACCTTAAAGAATAAAAACGAAACGCCGATCTGGACAGGTCCGTTGGTGATCATGCAGAACGAATTGTCGGCATCTGCATCGGAAATTTTAGCTGGTGTTATGCAAGATTACGGCAGAGCAATGATCATTGGTTCGCCTCAGTCTTTCGGAAAAGGTACGGTTCAAACGTTTGTAGATCTTAACAGGTTTCTGAATACGGAAGATGATTTCGGATCTTTAAAGCTGACCATTCAGAAATTCTACAGAATAACCGGAGAATCTACGCAGAGAAAAGGGATTGTATCTGACATCCAGATGAAAGACTTCTTCACCTATGCTGAAATAGGAGAGCGATATGACGAATATGCCCTTGCCTGGGATAAAATTCCTTCCACCAACTTCCAGAAACTGAATTATTTCAATATTCAGGCGTTAGAAAAAGCCAGCAACGACAGAATGGCGAAGAATGCGAAGTACCAGCTTCTACTGGAATCGGCGCAATGGAGAGAGCAGCTGGATAAAGAAGAGACGATTACTCTGAACATCAACAAGTTTAACGAATTGATGAAACAGAGAAAAGCGCAGATCGAAAAATTCAAATCGCTGACGAAATTTGAGAACGGACTTCAGTTTACCCTTTACCAAAACGAAATCGAAAGGGAGAAAAAGGACGAAGCCTTCAAGAAGAAATCCGAGATCTGGATTAAAAATCTTAAAAAAGACCTTTACCTTCAGGAAGCGATGAACATTATTGCAGACATGAGTGTAAAATCATAA